In Numida meleagris isolate 19003 breed g44 Domestic line chromosome 3, NumMel1.0, whole genome shotgun sequence, the following are encoded in one genomic region:
- the MSH5 gene encoding mutS protein homolog 5 — protein sequence MSATSATSCPLPPLLVSEQEEQECSETHMSVLWYAGQFAVAYYDTEDCSVYFMPDTPDSEGLDLLQKVTGEVHPKCIVTSAKQDQNIASFLTNLADSDSDKGKTEIVLFPNTDFGLEVSKQRILSRQFPFIPSHMTATEKILYLSSVIPFESPLMIRALGGLLKYLDRRRVGVELEESSTVVPVLAFRKFMLSETVNIDQDTYCVLQIFKSDIHPSVYKLSSGLKEGFSLYGILNRCRCKRGEKLLRLWLTRPTRNLTELNKRLDVIHFFLLAQNHETVLTLQDCLRNIKNVPLILKRMTLSHTKVSDWQALYKTVYSALCLRDTCRSLPHSIELFQIISRVFTDDLQYIASLISKVVDFEGSISQNRFTVRPNVDPTIDEKKRRLMGLSDFLTEVAQKELEMLDNHIPSCCVIYIPLIGFLLSIPRLPSMVDKSDFEIEGLDFMFLSEDKLHYRSARTKELDSLLGDLHCEIRDQETLIMHQLQTKILEKSEVLNSVIEYTAHLDVLLALAVMARENSYCRPRFTQRHGFHIKDGRHPLMELCAKTFVANPMNSGEATRRIKIITGPNSSGKSVYLKQVGLIIFMALIGSYVPAAEAEIGAIDGIYTRIHTRESVSVGLSTFMIDLNQVAKAVNNATERSLVLIDEFGKGTNTLDGLALLAAVLKHWINQGTQCPQVFVSTNFHSLMQLELLPDTPLLEYLTMETHQDGDELVFFYQIKQGVSTVSHAANIAALAGMPAKIIERGMEVSELIRNGKAIKRIDHPLKGDQMEKCKTVVEKFLSLDLDDPNVNLEEFMHKEVLPSAASIL from the coding sequence ATGAGTGCCACATCAGCTACCAGTTGTCCCTTGCCACCACTGCTTGTGTCTGAACAAGAGGAGCAAGAGTGTTCTGAGACACATATGTCTGTCTTGTGGTATGCAGGGCAGTTTGCAGTTGCTTACTACGATACAGAAGATTGCTCAGTTTACTTCATGCCTGACACACCTGATAGTGAAGGCCTTGATCTACTGCAAAAAGTGACTGGGGAAGTTCATCCTAAATGCATAGTGACAAGTGCAAAACAGGACCAGAATATTGCCAGTTTCCTGACCAACCTAGCAGACAGTGATAgtgataaaggaaaaacagaaattgtcCTGTTTCCTAACACAGATTTTGGGCTAGAAGTCAGCAAGCAACGAATCCTATCTAGACAATTTCCATTTATCCCATCCCATATgactgcaacagaaaaaattctttacttgtCCTCAGTCATCCCTTTTGAGAGCCCACTCATGATAAGAGCCTTAGGGGGACTCCTTAAGTACCTAGACAGGAGAAGGGTTGGAGTTGAACTAGAAGAAAGCAGTACTGTTGTTCCTGTTTTGGCCTTTAGAAAGTTCATGCTGTCAGAAACTGTGAATATAGACCAAGACACTTACTGTGTCCTACAGATATTTAAAAGTGATATCCATCCTTCTGTGTATAAGCTTTCTAGTGGATTAAAAGAAGGATTCAGTTTATATGGGATTTTAAACCGCTGTAGGTGCAAACGGGGAGAAAAACTTTTGAGGCTGTGGCTTACACGACCTACTCGGAACTTGACAGAGCTGAACAAACGGCTGGATGTTATCCACTTCTTCCTGTTGGCTCAGAACCATGAAACAGTCCTTACCCTTCAAGACTGCCTCAGGAATATAAAAAATGTGCCTCTTATTCTAAAAAGAATGACTCTATCCCATACAAAAGTTAGTGACTGGCAAGCACTCTATAAGACAGTGTACAGTGCGTTGTGCCTTAGAGACACATGTCGCTCTCTGCCCCATAGTATTGAACTCTTTCAGATTATTTCACGCGTCTTCACTGATGATCTGCAATACATTGCTAGTCTAATCAGCAAAGTGGTGGACTTTGAAGGCAGCATCTCACAAAACCGCTTCACTGTTAGACCCAATGTGGATCCCACCATTGATGAAAAGAAGCGAAGGCTAATGGGTCTTTCAGACTTTCTTACAGAAGTGGCAcaaaaagaactggaaatgtTGGACAACCACATTCCTTCCTGTTGTGTGATCTATATTCCTTTGATTGGGTTCCTTCTCTCCATTCCACGGCTGCCAAGTATGGTGGATAAAAGCGACTTTGAAATTGAAGGCTTGGACTTCATGTTCTTGTCAGAGGATAAACTGCACTACAGAAGTGCTAGAACTAAGGAGCTAGACAGCCTGCTGGGTGACTTGCACTGTGAGATAAGAGACCAGGAAACACTTATTATGCACCAGCTGCAGACAAAGATCTTGGAGAAGTCTGAAGTACTTAACAGCGTGATTGAGTATACCGCACACCTAGATGTGCTGTTGGCTTTGGCAGTGATGGCCCGGGAGAACTCCTACTGCCGGCCACGCTTTACTCAGCGCCATGGCTTCCACATCAAGGATGGAAGACATCCACTGATGGAACTATGTGCAAAAACATTTGTGGCTAATCCTATGAACAGTGGTGAGGCTACCAGACGAATAAAGATAATCACAGGGCCCAACTCATCTGGAAAGAGCGTCTACTTAAAGCAAGTAGGTCTTATAATATTCATGGCTCTAATTGGCAGTTatgtgcctgcagcagaggcagagatTGGAGCAATTGATGGGATTTACACAAGAATCCACACTAGGGAATCAGTTTCTGTAGGACTCTCCACATTCATGATCGATCTTAACCAGGTTGCCAAGGCAGTAAACAACGCTACAGAGAGGTCCTTGGTACTTATTGATGAGTTTGGTAAAGGGACCAACACACTAGATGGTCTGGCCcttctggctgctgtgctgaagcACTGGATCAATCAAGGAACCCAGTGTCCGCAGGTCTTTGTCTCCACTAATTTTCACAGCTTAATGCAGCTGGAACTCTTGCCTGACACGCCTCTTCTGGAATACCTGACAATGGAGACCCACCAAGATGGAGATGAGTTGGTGTTTTTCTATCAGATCAAACAAGGAGTATCCACTGTTAGTCATGCTGCCAACATTGCTGCACTAGCTGGAATGCCTGCCAAAATTATTGAAAGAGGAATGGAGGTATCAGAACTGATTCGCAATGGAAAAGCTATCAAACGTATTGATCATCCTTTGAAAGGAGACCAGATGGAAAAATGTAAGACTGTTGTTGAGAAGTTTCTTAGCCTAGACCTTGATGATCCCAATGTGAACTTAGAAGAGTTTATGCATAAAGAggtgctgccttctgcagcctCAATTCTATAG